The following proteins are encoded in a genomic region of Xenopus laevis strain J_2021 chromosome 3L, Xenopus_laevis_v10.1, whole genome shotgun sequence:
- the cops2.L gene encoding COP9 signalosome complex subunit 2 — protein MILGGPLAPVPPAKMSDMEDDFMCDDEEDYDLEYSEDSNSEPNVDLENQYYNSKALKEDDPKGALNSFQKVLELEGEKGEWGFKALKQMIKINFKLSNYPEMMNRYKQLLTYIRSAVTRNYSEKSINSILDYISTSKQMDLLQEFYETTLDALKDAKNDRLWFKTNTKLGKLYLEREEYGKLQKILRQLHQSCQTDDGEDDLKKGTQLLEIYALEIQMYTAQKNNKKLKALYEQSLHIKSAIPHPLIMGVIRECGGKMHLREGEFEKAHTDFFEAFKNYDESGSPRRTTCLKYLVLANMLMKSGINPFDSQEAKPYKNDPEILAMTNLVSAYQNNDITEFEKILKTNHSNIMDDPFIREHIEELLRNIRTQVLIKLIKPYTRIHIPFISKELNIDVADVESLLVQCILDNTINGRIDQVNQLLELDHQKRGGARYTALDKWTNQLNSLNQAVVSKLA, from the exons ATGATTCTGGGAGGCCCTTTGGCTCCAGTTCCCCCGGCCAAGATGTCTGACATGGAGGATGACTTCATGTGCGATGATGAAGAGGATTACGACCTG GAATACTCAGAAGACAGCAACTCAGAACCGAATGTTGACTTGGAAAATCAGTACTATAACTCAAAGGCATTGAAGGAAGATGATCCCAAGGGAGCACTCAACAGTTTCCAGAAG gtcCTTGAACTTGAAGGAGAAAAAGGAGAATGGGGATTCAAAGCATTGAAACAGATGATCAAAATAAATTTCAAATtg AGTAATTATCCTGAAATGATGAACAGATACAAGCAACTGTTGACCTATATCCGCAGTGCAGTTACAAGAAATTACTCTGAAAAATCTATTAATTCTATCCTTGATTACATCTCCACATCCaaacag ATGGACCTTCTGCAAGAGTTCTATGAAACAACACTTGATGCTCTAAAAGATGCAAAAAATGACCGGTTATGGTTTAAAACCAATACAAAG CTTGGTAAACTATATTTGGAAAGAGAGGAATATGGTAAATTACAGAAGATTTTACGCCAGCTTCACCAGTCATGCCAG ACCGATGATGGAGAGGATGACTTGAAGAAGGGTACACAACTACTGGAAATATATGCTTTGGAAATTCAGATGTATACAGCACAGAAGAACAATAAGAAACTCAAAGCATTATATGAACAGTCACTGCACATTAAATCTGCTATCCCTCATCCCCTTATAATGGGAGTCATTCGTG AATGTGGAGGAAAAATGCATTTAAGAGAAGGAGAGTTTGAAAAGGCCCACACAGATTTCTTTGAGGCTTTTAAAAACTATGATGAATCTGGCAGTCCTAGGCGAACAACCTGCTTGAAATACCTTGTCCTAGCAAACATGCTTATGAAGTCTGGAATAAACCCTTTTGACTCTCAGGAG GCTAAACCGTACAAAAATGACCCAGAAATTCTTGCAATGACAAATTTAGTAAG TGCCTATCAGAATAATGACATCACTGAATTTGAAAAGATTCTGAAAACAAATCACAGCAACATCATGGATGATCCCTTTATAAGGGAACATATTGAAG AGCTTTTGCGGAACATCCGAACACAAGTGCTTATAAAGTTAATTAAGCCTTATACAAGAATACATATTCCTTTCATTTCGAAG gaGCTAAATATAGATGTAGCCGATGTTGAGAGTTTGCTGGTGCAGTGTATACTGGATAa CACCATTAATGGGAGAATTGATCAAGTCAACCAGCTCCTCGAACTTGACCATCAGAAGAGAGGTGGGGCACGATACACTGCGTTAGATAAATGGACCAATCAGCTGAATTCTCTCAACCAGGCTGTAGTCAGCAAGCTTGCTTAA